A single Gambusia affinis linkage group LG22, SWU_Gaff_1.0, whole genome shotgun sequence DNA region contains:
- the si:ch211-203k16.3 gene encoding fibrinogen-like protein A gives MGLISFSLLSWSVGFSLCFLILLLPEAKADNLNTSTSRNGGGSQCGEYTNQLMEDGMCRLVATLPQLDERRCPDMFRCSDEVSYWLHENEERKQQIVALKETISELQEELRNHRHRIKVLELQSEEKLHLNISLEQRFHELEVHYAEASSLLHLQGTLILDLQNQLHNLTLLMDKVKRSSDCSINIVRPNHLQNTQEALHPEIQHVGNCPIDCASIYYNGVRRSGLYTVVPLLASMPVEVYCDMDTDGGGWTVIQRRVDGSVSFDRSWRDYRDGFGDLHSEFWLGNNHIHEMSTQGDYSLRIELEDWSNQHKHVLYQSFSVEDEEHQYRLHVSGFSGTVQDSFGWYHDKQHFSTPDTGNICAEISHGGWWYNQCFYANLNGVYYRGGHYTPKGRGSLGPDGIVWYSWKDSDYYSLRKVSMMIRPRSFHTRLSP, from the exons ATGGGTTTGATCTCATTCAGCCTCCTTAGCTGGAGTGTGggcttctctctctgctttctcATCCTGCTGCTCCCAGAGGCCAAAGCAGACAACCTGAACACTTCAACTTCACGCAACGGTGGAGGTTCACAGTGTGGGGAGTACACAAACCAG CTGATGGAGGATGGGATGTGCCGGCTGGTGGCCACGCTGCCCCAGCTGGATGAGAGAAGATGCCCGGATATGTTCCGCTGCTCTGACGAGGTTTCTTACTGGCTCCACGAGAACGAGGAGAGGAAGCAGCAGATCGTGGCTCTGAAGGAAACCATCTccgagctgcaggaggaactcAGGAACCACAGGCATCGCATCAAAGTCCTCGAGCTGCAG AGTGAAGAGAAGCTCCACCTGAATATCTCTTTGGAACAACGTTTCCATGAACTGGAGGTTCATTATGCTGAGGCCAGCTCTCTGCTGCATCTGCAGGGCACCCTCATTCTAGACCTGCAG AACCAGTTACATAATCTGACCCTTCTGATGGATAAAGTCAAAAGAAGCTCAGACTGTTCCATCAATATAGTCCGGCCCAATCATTTGCAGAATACTCAAGAAGCCCTGCATCCAG AGATCCAGCATGTGGGGAATTGTCCCATTGACTGTGCCTCCATCTACTATAATGGTGTGAGGAGATCAGGTCTCTACACCGTGGTGCCATTGCTGGCAAGCATGCCGGTGGAGGTTTACTGTGACATGGACACAGACG GTGGTGGCTGGACCGTGATCCAGCGGCGAGTTGATGGCTCTGTGAGCTTTGACCGCAGCTGGAGGGATTACAGGGATGGATTTGGTGACCTGCACTCAGAGTTCTGGTTGGGCAACAACCACATCCATGAGATGAGCACCCAGGGAGACTACAGCCTCCGCATAGAGCTGGAAGATTGGAGCAACCAGCATAAACACGTCCTCTACCAGAGCTTCAG TGTGGAAGATGAGGAGCATCAGTACCGTCTCCATGTGTCAGGTTTCAGTGGCACAGTGCAGGACTCCTTTGGTTGGTACCATGACAAGCAGCACTTCAGTACTCCAGACACTGGCAACATCTGTGCTGAGATCTCTCACGGCGGCTGGTGGTACAACCAGTGCTTCTATGCCAACCTTAATGGAGTCTACTATAGG GGAGGCCATTACACACCGAAAGGCCGTGGCTCACTGGGTCCTGATGGGATTGTCTGGTACTCTTGGAAAGACTCGGATTATTACTCTCTACGCAAAGTCAGCATGATGATCCGACCACGCAGCTTCCACACACGTTTGTCACCCTGA